In one Natronosalvus amylolyticus genomic region, the following are encoded:
- a CDS encoding SDR family oxidoreductase, with amino-acid sequence MDVAILGCGYVGLELGRQLTERGHTTYGVRRSDDGIAAIEKTGFEAVQADITDCDALERVPDVDVVVFAASSGGRGADAAREIYVDGLETAIHAFGTREETPDRLVYTSSTGVHGDHDGQWVDETTPIEPTTEKTAVLAEAERLALEKPAEYGFDGTVARYAGLYGPDRYRLERYLEGPVTEGYLNMVHRDDAAGAVRYVLEENAARNAVVQVVDDEPVSKWAFADWLAAECGVETPPKRTKSERLEAGDLSEAARRRILTSKRCSNERLRELGYRFEYPTFREGYREAIDDFRSNQGL; translated from the coding sequence ATGGACGTTGCTATTCTCGGTTGTGGCTACGTCGGTCTCGAGCTAGGCCGGCAGTTGACTGAGCGAGGTCATACCACATACGGCGTTCGACGATCAGATGACGGTATCGCGGCAATCGAAAAGACAGGGTTCGAGGCGGTACAAGCGGATATCACCGATTGCGATGCCCTCGAGCGTGTGCCAGACGTGGATGTCGTCGTCTTTGCGGCCAGCAGTGGTGGCCGTGGTGCCGATGCAGCACGCGAGATTTACGTCGACGGGCTCGAGACCGCTATCCACGCGTTCGGAACCCGTGAAGAGACGCCCGACCGACTGGTCTACACGTCGTCGACTGGCGTCCATGGGGATCACGACGGCCAGTGGGTCGACGAAACGACACCGATCGAGCCAACGACCGAAAAGACCGCCGTCCTCGCCGAAGCCGAGCGACTCGCACTCGAAAAACCGGCAGAATACGGTTTCGACGGAACGGTTGCGCGGTATGCTGGGCTGTACGGTCCCGATCGTTATCGACTCGAGCGCTATCTCGAGGGCCCGGTGACCGAAGGCTACCTCAACATGGTTCATCGAGACGACGCTGCAGGGGCCGTTCGGTACGTGCTCGAAGAGAATGCGGCTCGAAACGCAGTGGTACAGGTTGTTGACGACGAGCCCGTTTCGAAGTGGGCGTTTGCCGATTGGCTGGCGGCCGAATGCGGGGTCGAGACCCCGCCGAAACGAACGAAATCGGAGCGTCTCGAGGCGGGAGACCTCTCTGAAGCGGCACGGCGACGAATTCTGACGAGTAAACGGTGTTCGAACGAGCGGTTACGTGAACTGGGCTATCGGTTCGAGTATCCGACGTTCAGAGAGGGATATCGAGAAGCCATAGATGACTTTCGGTCGAATCAGGGGCTCTAG
- a CDS encoding DUF7285 family protein, translating to MTGHARGQTEPLAALGAVAVVCLAVGLYAGSLTGVSTNSDRTLAEPALDTVWQTVASDGTYNPHDDSDPLETIRPEQLPDGKTVAITVTTGDERAVTVGSAVYVRGQYVGPTVAGNPDLERPSTVDSHSRPVPVVDWERSVSTGVLTVEVWD from the coding sequence ATGACTGGACACGCCCGTGGACAGACCGAGCCGCTAGCTGCACTCGGTGCAGTAGCAGTCGTTTGCCTCGCGGTGGGCCTCTACGCGGGGAGCCTAACCGGCGTTTCGACGAATTCTGATCGAACACTCGCCGAACCGGCGCTCGACACGGTCTGGCAAACCGTTGCCAGTGACGGCACGTACAACCCACACGACGACTCGGACCCGCTCGAGACGATCAGGCCCGAACAACTACCGGACGGAAAGACCGTCGCGATTACGGTAACGACCGGCGACGAACGAGCAGTGACTGTCGGCTCAGCCGTATACGTCCGCGGCCAGTACGTCGGCCCGACAGTTGCCGGCAATCCGGACCTCGAGCGACCCTCGACGGTCGACAGCCACAGCCGGCCAGTCCCAGTCGTCGACTGGGAACGGTCCGTTTCGACCGGCGTCCTCACGGTGGAGGTCTGGGACTAA
- a CDS encoding DUF5791 family protein, with the protein MFYAQRMDVPETPAALREEYDTQLEDILETATFDAQDTVSVAETTVVIGDVVSRFEEKSSDLSLEDAAVIQSLEDGEPDPDTIVEIACEHLLLGMTTAVLDVDTLASELETDLDAKEVQQKIERRAPMTFDEYVHVQHAIVSRSR; encoded by the coding sequence ATGTTCTACGCCCAGCGGATGGATGTCCCTGAAACACCAGCCGCGCTTCGAGAGGAATACGATACCCAACTCGAGGACATACTCGAGACGGCAACGTTCGACGCCCAGGACACGGTTTCAGTCGCCGAGACGACAGTGGTGATTGGTGACGTCGTCTCCCGTTTCGAGGAGAAGTCATCAGACCTCTCACTCGAGGATGCAGCAGTAATCCAGTCTCTCGAGGACGGTGAACCCGACCCGGATACGATAGTCGAAATTGCTTGCGAACACCTGCTGTTGGGAATGACGACTGCCGTGCTCGACGTCGATACGTTGGCTAGCGAACTCGAGACCGATCTCGATGCGAAGGAAGTCCAACAGAAAATCGAACGCAGAGCACCGATGACGTTCGATGAGTACGTGCACGTTCAACACGCGATCGTCAGTCGATCCAGATAG
- a CDS encoding alpha/beta fold hydrolase, with product MKVRTLLGATVGAVAGAAIGNRLLTARAGPLENPLPGVEHSYRWRGMNVQYTVAGEPDAPDLLLVHSVHAGASSQEFASVMEELAESYRVVAVDLPGFGRSDRPPLVYSSGLYAEFLRDFSRDVTDEPIVIASSLSGSFAVEASDNAEFEQLVLICPLADTGEQRPWVRTLLRTPVVGTALFNLLASSPAIRYFYERDGYYNASRIDQEEIEYAWRSAHQPGAKYAPASFASGMLDPDFDLATELASLEIPVTLVWGRDAELVPLRDGRELAEAANLELVVIDYATQLPHGEHPETFLEYVEAELPRADS from the coding sequence ATGAAGGTCCGAACACTCCTCGGCGCGACCGTCGGCGCTGTCGCTGGCGCAGCTATCGGGAACCGATTGTTGACCGCTCGAGCAGGGCCGCTGGAGAATCCCCTCCCCGGTGTCGAACATAGCTATCGCTGGCGCGGGATGAACGTCCAGTACACCGTCGCTGGCGAGCCTGACGCGCCGGACTTGCTGTTAGTCCACAGCGTCCATGCTGGTGCGAGCAGCCAGGAGTTCGCGTCCGTTATGGAGGAACTGGCCGAGTCGTATCGGGTCGTGGCGGTCGACCTTCCAGGGTTCGGTCGCTCCGACAGACCACCGCTCGTGTACTCGAGTGGGCTGTACGCCGAGTTCCTGCGCGATTTCAGCCGGGATGTAACTGACGAACCAATCGTTATCGCCTCTTCACTCTCCGGTTCTTTTGCTGTCGAAGCGTCAGATAACGCCGAGTTCGAGCAACTGGTACTGATCTGTCCCCTAGCCGATACCGGCGAGCAACGCCCCTGGGTTCGCACCCTGCTCCGGACGCCGGTCGTCGGCACGGCGCTATTTAACCTCCTCGCGAGTTCGCCGGCGATCCGGTACTTCTACGAGCGAGACGGCTACTACAACGCCAGTCGTATCGATCAGGAAGAGATCGAATACGCCTGGCGAAGTGCACACCAGCCTGGCGCGAAGTACGCCCCGGCGTCGTTCGCCTCCGGCATGCTCGACCCCGATTTCGACCTGGCGACCGAACTGGCGAGCCTCGAGATACCCGTCACCCTCGTCTGGGGCCGTGACGCCGAACTCGTTCCGCTCCGGGACGGACGGGAACTGGCAGAGGCGGCCAACCTCGAACTGGTAGTCATCGATTACGCGACGCAGTTGCCACACGGCGAGCATCCCGAGACGTTCCTCGAGTACGTCGAAGCCGAACTCCCTCGAGCGGATTCCTGA
- a CDS encoding tubulin/FtsZ family protein — protein MKVALIGVGQAGGKVVERLTEFDAEMGFNAVQGALAINSATPDLQSLEWAETQLIGADRVNGHGVGGDNELGAEIMQSDIQEVLGALDGHVTSRAEAIVVVAGLGGGTGSGGAPVLVHNLKQVYDVPVYALGVLPGRNEGSLYQANAGRSLKTIVREADSTILVDNDAWHQQGESVEAGFASINQQIAQRFGLLFASGEAVEGVGESVVDSSEVINTLRNGGIAALGYAKAAASEDSTQNIRSVMSVTRQALLTGTSLPEARVGEGALLVIAGRPESIPRKGVEKARRWLEDETQSMQVRGGDFPLESDQIAALVLLGGVERSDRIESFLERARAAQKAEDESEKTDPADHFADDRLDNLF, from the coding sequence ATGAAAGTAGCCCTGATTGGGGTGGGCCAGGCCGGCGGGAAAGTGGTCGAACGGCTCACCGAATTCGACGCGGAGATGGGTTTCAACGCCGTGCAGGGAGCGCTGGCGATCAACTCCGCGACCCCCGACCTCCAGTCGCTCGAGTGGGCGGAAACCCAGCTCATCGGTGCCGACCGGGTGAACGGACACGGTGTCGGCGGCGACAACGAACTGGGCGCAGAGATAATGCAATCGGATATTCAGGAAGTACTGGGTGCTCTCGATGGGCACGTCACTTCCCGGGCAGAAGCAATCGTCGTCGTTGCCGGACTGGGAGGTGGAACCGGGAGCGGCGGTGCTCCGGTATTAGTCCACAACCTGAAGCAGGTGTACGACGTTCCCGTGTACGCGCTCGGTGTCCTCCCTGGTCGGAACGAAGGCTCGCTGTACCAGGCCAATGCGGGCCGATCGTTAAAAACAATCGTCAGAGAAGCTGATTCGACGATCCTCGTCGACAACGACGCCTGGCACCAACAGGGCGAGAGCGTCGAAGCCGGCTTCGCCTCCATCAACCAGCAAATTGCACAGCGATTCGGCCTGCTCTTTGCCTCGGGAGAGGCCGTCGAGGGCGTCGGCGAGAGCGTCGTCGACTCGAGCGAAGTGATCAACACACTCCGAAACGGCGGCATCGCCGCACTCGGCTATGCCAAGGCCGCAGCGAGCGAGGACAGCACGCAAAACATTCGAAGCGTCATGAGCGTCACCAGACAGGCGTTGCTCACGGGAACGAGCCTTCCGGAGGCCCGCGTTGGTGAGGGTGCCTTACTCGTCATCGCCGGCCGTCCGGAGTCCATTCCGAGAAAAGGCGTGGAAAAAGCGCGCCGCTGGCTCGAGGACGAAACCCAGAGCATGCAGGTCCGTGGTGGCGACTTCCCGCTCGAGAGCGACCAGATTGCCGCGCTGGTGTTGCTCGGCGGCGTCGAACGCTCGGACCGCATCGAGTCGTTCCTCGAGCGGGCACGAGCGGCTCAAAAGGCAGAGGACGAGTCCGAAAAGACGGATCCTGCAGACCACTTTGCAGACGATAGACTGGATAACCTGTTTTAA
- a CDS encoding DUF7286 family protein translates to MTQPHTISLASDDRARIPFALIGILLLVSSITLVGALEARPTPQPDVDPSIAMDRTNAAIQTALRDATRRATDDAARNPVYKPANNSYGALLNASTHDQQFENYLRLLIYLEVQDALENVGQDIRGTQTVVSVPQATNASTLEDGMNQTTLVRPSSGLLEVTIENVTTTVYRDESEIASQTNAYSVTIPTPIFELQSRTDEYEAALNTNVLDGSGFGRQFSGRLYPIAWVRGYAQYGGMPVSEVISNRHVEVTANSASFATQEAVFGSKDPDGSDAMRQAWLCLAATDADELYGGYNDGDSPRIDSDDVCDNLQYVYGDQVGGDPPDAPSLQDIAGHAPGMDEDLTVAVSESAYVPMRHLFDDQHTHGLPNAFERVYTVDVASSVDVTEATTRNRPTPPDEGDYWERYWISEPEYLETTVEYANVTAHGEESAYYTYDATVVNEFERKASWNDTRTDSRERIVTNASTWHEFDVHIRLYEDSHSPHSLVRNTEQYGIKTKYNSTDIGVYSSDFSDVPDKAAAEFVGGRTTQYFGDMLGETAWGITSAAEFEAALDIPDTERIDADYEYGKLEADVVEDLVDLQPELAAIEVTFERHEMIKGPDESGPVEELLEIVEAERDAMLERSSPYEDPAEKAHYEARLGYYELLIEDLERVADAHNEVMTGLDDELADANSALSDATQYMQEAMSASDPQPGQMDDVPLLDDLEYEISGSPSYLVTENVTATDVPAVDGTETFVPMSTKNSNFFSIPYDTVMTGILSRIPKLNMGDEEERIPMHTAGETLRAAMLAEELGADVGNEIDDLESSINTSMYILSIDIKEDVQRELNINHHTGLQENIFDELKKGDSVDQRAIALGNGEATEPITDLIVSTLADENPRNYDNRQTAWDAKVRAIARPAVNNQISDRTVSVENSIEDLDMDIRSEIGNVTDDVLRERLEQAEMIDDDGDLIITDEMDWLEGDSPNQIPAGIPLLPMPGYWIATGNVWDVRINSQYTRFEVTANVESPTSTTGTTFVREEKNITIELDGDVHTLGSNEPIAFNSRTVVVIVVPPGGRGVGDRTGERVRCSEGWPESGYVSQNGSHTC, encoded by the coding sequence ATGACGCAACCACACACCATCTCCCTGGCAAGCGACGACCGGGCCCGGATTCCGTTTGCACTGATTGGTATATTGTTGCTCGTAAGCAGCATCACCCTCGTGGGGGCCCTCGAGGCAAGGCCGACACCACAACCCGATGTCGATCCATCTATCGCGATGGATCGCACGAACGCCGCAATCCAGACCGCCCTTCGCGACGCAACGCGGCGAGCAACTGACGACGCTGCCCGCAACCCGGTGTATAAACCCGCAAACAACTCCTACGGAGCACTCCTCAACGCGAGTACCCACGACCAACAGTTCGAGAACTATCTCCGGTTGCTCATCTATCTCGAGGTGCAAGACGCTCTCGAGAACGTAGGTCAGGACATTCGCGGGACCCAAACTGTCGTCTCCGTTCCCCAGGCGACGAACGCATCGACCCTCGAGGACGGCATGAATCAAACGACCCTCGTCCGGCCGAGTTCGGGATTACTCGAGGTCACCATCGAAAACGTGACCACGACGGTGTACCGAGACGAGTCGGAAATCGCGTCCCAGACGAACGCTTATTCCGTGACGATACCGACACCGATCTTCGAACTACAGTCGCGGACGGACGAGTACGAAGCGGCCCTCAATACCAACGTCCTCGATGGCAGCGGTTTCGGTCGACAGTTCAGTGGACGATTGTATCCGATCGCCTGGGTACGCGGCTACGCCCAGTACGGCGGGATGCCGGTGTCTGAAGTCATTAGTAATCGACACGTCGAGGTTACCGCAAACAGTGCCTCGTTTGCGACACAGGAAGCCGTGTTCGGATCGAAGGACCCAGATGGCAGCGATGCAATGCGCCAGGCCTGGCTCTGTTTGGCGGCGACCGACGCCGACGAACTGTACGGCGGCTACAACGACGGGGACTCACCCAGAATCGATAGCGACGACGTCTGTGACAATCTCCAGTACGTCTACGGTGATCAGGTCGGCGGCGACCCACCCGATGCCCCGTCACTGCAAGACATCGCCGGTCACGCACCGGGGATGGACGAAGACTTGACCGTTGCCGTGAGCGAGAGTGCGTACGTTCCGATGCGACACCTCTTCGACGACCAGCATACCCACGGACTCCCCAACGCGTTCGAGCGGGTGTATACGGTCGACGTCGCCTCGAGCGTCGACGTTACCGAAGCGACGACCAGGAACCGACCCACACCACCGGATGAGGGCGACTACTGGGAACGCTACTGGATATCCGAGCCGGAATATCTCGAGACGACGGTCGAATACGCCAACGTCACAGCCCACGGCGAGGAATCGGCGTACTACACCTACGACGCAACGGTCGTCAACGAGTTCGAACGGAAAGCCAGCTGGAACGACACGCGAACGGATTCCCGTGAGCGAATCGTAACGAACGCGTCTACCTGGCACGAGTTCGATGTCCACATCCGGCTGTACGAGGACAGCCACAGCCCGCACTCGCTGGTGCGGAACACCGAGCAGTATGGCATCAAGACCAAGTACAACAGTACCGATATCGGCGTGTACTCGAGCGACTTTAGCGACGTTCCCGACAAAGCCGCAGCCGAATTCGTGGGTGGTCGGACGACCCAGTACTTTGGCGACATGCTGGGTGAAACTGCCTGGGGGATAACGAGTGCAGCCGAGTTCGAGGCGGCCCTCGATATCCCGGACACCGAACGCATCGATGCCGACTACGAGTATGGAAAACTCGAGGCAGACGTGGTCGAGGATCTGGTGGACCTACAGCCAGAACTGGCGGCTATCGAAGTGACGTTCGAGCGCCACGAAATGATCAAAGGGCCGGACGAAAGCGGACCGGTCGAAGAGCTACTGGAAATCGTCGAAGCCGAACGTGACGCAATGCTCGAGCGTTCGAGTCCGTACGAAGATCCCGCGGAGAAAGCACACTACGAGGCGCGACTGGGGTATTACGAGCTGTTGATCGAGGACCTCGAGCGAGTAGCCGACGCCCACAACGAGGTCATGACTGGGCTGGATGACGAGCTCGCGGACGCCAATTCTGCCCTCAGCGACGCGACACAGTATATGCAGGAGGCGATGAGTGCGTCGGATCCACAGCCGGGACAGATGGACGATGTGCCGCTGTTGGACGACCTCGAGTACGAAATTTCGGGTTCGCCTTCGTATCTCGTCACGGAGAACGTGACGGCGACAGATGTGCCTGCCGTCGACGGTACCGAGACGTTCGTCCCGATGTCGACCAAGAACTCGAACTTTTTCTCGATACCGTACGATACGGTGATGACGGGAATTCTCTCGAGGATTCCGAAGTTGAATATGGGTGATGAAGAAGAACGGATACCGATGCATACGGCCGGTGAGACGTTGCGAGCGGCGATGTTGGCTGAAGAGTTGGGGGCCGACGTTGGAAATGAAATAGATGATCTAGAGAGTTCAATAAATACATCAATGTATATCCTTAGCATAGATATAAAGGAGGATGTTCAACGTGAATTAAATATAAACCATCATACAGGGTTGCAGGAGAATATTTTTGATGAATTAAAAAAGGGAGATTCAGTAGATCAGCGGGCAATCGCTCTGGGAAATGGTGAAGCCACTGAACCAATTACTGATTTGATTGTATCAACACTGGCTGATGAAAATCCCCGTAATTACGATAACCGACAGACTGCGTGGGATGCTAAAGTTAGAGCGATAGCAAGGCCAGCAGTGAATAATCAAATAAGTGATAGGACTGTATCAGTTGAAAATTCTATTGAAGATTTGGATATGGATATTCGGTCAGAAATAGGTAACGTCACTGACGATGTGCTTCGAGAGCGACTGGAACAAGCAGAAATGATTGACGACGATGGTGATCTCATTATTACCGACGAGATGGATTGGCTCGAGGGTGACTCACCAAATCAAATTCCTGCAGGTATTCCACTTCTTCCAATGCCGGGCTACTGGATTGCTACAGGAAATGTGTGGGACGTACGGATTAACTCACAATACACTCGATTCGAAGTAACTGCAAATGTAGAGAGCCCCACTTCTACCACAGGTACAACATTCGTTCGGGAGGAAAAGAACATCACCATAGAGTTGGATGGTGATGTCCATACTTTGGGTTCTAATGAGCCGATTGCTTTCAATAGTCGAACTGTTGTGGTTATAGTAGTTCCCCCCGGTGGAAGGGGAGTGGGTGATAGAACTGGAGAAAGGGTTCGATGTTCAGAGGGATGGCCAGAATCAGGATATGTTAGCCAAAATGGAAGTCACACATGTTAG
- a CDS encoding DUF7284 family protein — protein MIDTRAISTVLDVAFCLLFVTAAVGVVGMYVASDGKTHDTRTADHAVEIIGSTTVSVEYSLEDGVDAAAGHVFDDPSEYDGLERTIHGPVAGVLADGAVTNLSVNEHRITHETVGYDDAIEGPLANELHAVPGQTAVAAVWMPYPDAPLEGTLSVGETPPTDADVSTVRLTVPSSFASTPVPDRVNLSAAPSQRAGFEWVASNTSDAIVEGYFPAEETALAIERGGVDADRTVYRYERFANALDGIEPRHLEDHLEQSTTNTTEANALLADALTEQLVIDLEAQYDTPEAALEEISIGDVTLVVQVW, from the coding sequence ATGATCGATACGCGTGCCATTAGTACCGTCCTCGACGTCGCCTTCTGTCTCCTCTTCGTGACTGCTGCCGTAGGCGTCGTTGGGATGTATGTCGCTTCTGATGGGAAGACACACGATACGCGTACGGCCGATCACGCCGTCGAGATTATCGGTTCGACGACCGTCAGTGTCGAATACTCCCTCGAGGACGGAGTCGATGCTGCAGCAGGACACGTTTTCGACGACCCGAGTGAGTATGACGGACTCGAGCGGACGATTCACGGTCCTGTTGCCGGCGTGCTGGCCGACGGAGCCGTCACCAATCTCTCGGTCAACGAGCATCGAATCACGCACGAGACAGTTGGATACGACGACGCCATCGAAGGCCCGCTCGCAAACGAACTGCATGCGGTACCGGGCCAAACCGCCGTCGCGGCGGTATGGATGCCGTATCCCGATGCCCCGCTCGAGGGAACACTGTCGGTCGGTGAAACACCGCCTACCGACGCCGACGTGAGCACCGTCAGGCTGACCGTCCCGAGTTCGTTCGCTTCGACCCCCGTACCAGACCGTGTCAATCTCAGTGCGGCCCCATCACAGCGGGCCGGCTTCGAATGGGTCGCCTCGAACACCTCGGACGCCATCGTCGAAGGCTACTTCCCAGCGGAAGAGACTGCCCTTGCCATCGAACGGGGTGGGGTTGACGCCGACCGAACCGTGTATCGGTACGAGCGTTTTGCCAACGCCCTCGACGGGATCGAACCCCGACATCTCGAGGATCATCTCGAACAATCGACGACGAACACGACCGAAGCCAACGCACTGCTTGCCGATGCCCTCACCGAGCAACTCGTCATCGATCTTGAAGCACAGTACGACACGCCCGAAGCGGCACTGGAGGAAATTTCCATCGGCGATGTAACGCTCGTCGTCCAGGTCTGGTGA
- a CDS encoding cobalamin B12-binding domain-containing protein — MSEQQGRSIRCLVAKVGLDGHDRGAHVIARAFRDAGFEVIYSGLHKAPEDIVQAAVQEDVDVLGISILSGAHNTLVPKIMAGLEEYGAKDDTLVLVGGVIPEEDKPGLKEEGVAAVFGPGTSMEETIEFVRSNAPDR; from the coding sequence ATGAGCGAACAACAGGGACGGTCGATCAGATGTCTCGTAGCTAAAGTCGGACTCGACGGACACGACCGTGGCGCTCACGTGATTGCTCGGGCGTTCCGTGATGCCGGCTTCGAAGTCATCTATTCGGGGCTACACAAAGCACCGGAGGACATCGTCCAGGCAGCTGTCCAGGAGGACGTCGACGTGCTCGGAATTTCGATTCTCTCCGGCGCACACAACACCCTCGTCCCCAAAATCATGGCCGGTCTCGAGGAGTACGGTGCGAAAGACGATACGCTGGTTCTCGTGGGTGGCGTGATTCCGGAAGAGGACAAACCGGGTCTGAAAGAGGAGGGCGTTGCTGCCGTCTTCGGGCCGGGGACCTCCATGGAAGAGACCATCGAATTCGTCCGCTCGAACGCCCCTGACAGATGA
- the meaB gene encoding methylmalonyl Co-A mutase-associated GTPase MeaB: MSEGHEQLLEDLLEGKHRALARVISKIENRAPGYRELVSSLYEHTGDANVIGITGSPGAGKSTLVDKLAESYREQGQTVGVIAIDPSSPFTGGAVLGDRIRMASTIGDMDVFVRSMSARGTLGGLSTATADAVKAMDAFGKDTIIIETVGAGQNEIDIVRTADTVAVLVPPGSGDSIQTLKAGILEIADVFIVNKADRPGANRTVQELLEMIELGEGGQPASTGHHGPDEMAEVTDSSSREGARTWTPPVVETVATEGTGVGDAIDEFDAHRTYLESSGKLADRQQMRYAEEIRTLLREDVHTLLERELAAAGGIDALAEAVRTGATDPYTIADTALDSVETCLDELELDGLEIASK, from the coding sequence ATGAGCGAGGGACACGAGCAGTTACTCGAGGACCTTCTCGAGGGCAAACACCGGGCACTGGCGCGAGTCATCTCGAAGATCGAAAATCGAGCACCGGGCTATCGGGAGCTGGTGTCGTCGCTGTACGAACACACCGGCGATGCGAACGTCATCGGCATCACGGGGAGTCCCGGCGCCGGGAAATCGACGCTGGTGGACAAACTGGCTGAATCGTACCGCGAGCAGGGACAGACCGTCGGTGTTATCGCTATCGACCCGTCCTCGCCGTTTACCGGCGGTGCGGTCCTCGGCGACCGTATTCGGATGGCCTCGACTATCGGCGACATGGACGTTTTCGTCCGTTCGATGAGTGCTCGAGGCACGCTCGGAGGGCTCTCGACGGCGACGGCTGATGCAGTGAAAGCGATGGACGCCTTCGGAAAGGACACGATTATCATCGAGACCGTCGGTGCCGGACAGAACGAGATCGACATCGTTCGGACGGCCGACACGGTCGCGGTACTCGTCCCGCCCGGCTCTGGCGATTCGATTCAGACGCTGAAAGCAGGCATTCTCGAGATTGCAGACGTTTTCATCGTGAACAAGGCAGACCGACCGGGCGCGAATCGAACGGTTCAGGAACTTCTCGAGATGATCGAACTCGGCGAAGGTGGGCAACCGGCCAGCACGGGTCATCATGGCCCTGACGAGATGGCCGAAGTGACCGACTCGTCGTCGAGGGAAGGGGCACGGACCTGGACGCCGCCGGTCGTCGAAACCGTCGCGACCGAGGGAACCGGTGTCGGAGATGCCATCGACGAATTCGATGCACACAGGACGTATCTCGAGTCGTCCGGTAAACTCGCCGACCGCCAGCAGATGCGTTACGCGGAAGAAATCAGAACGCTGCTTCGCGAGGACGTGCACACGCTGCTCGAGCGAGAACTCGCGGCTGCTGGGGGTATCGATGCGCTAGCTGAAGCCGTCCGAACTGGTGCAACTGATCCTTACACCATCGCCGATACTGCACTCGACTCGGTCGAAACCTGTCTCGATGAACTCGAGTTAGACGGACTCGAGATCGCTTCGAAGTAA
- a CDS encoding PQQ-binding-like beta-propeller repeat protein translates to MAGVDLENTGYHPTATGPTGPVSEKWVFETGDRVVAGAAVSDGVAYIGSFDGHFYAIDIETGEEVWSTDLTYGFFAGTATIVDDLVVVNDGASSLYALNRHTGEKVWDTKRIAFHAVGSPTIIENKIYTHTEDGYLTTITLDSGKVSNEISLAPTGAETTAFSEKLLYTIGRPYTITAVDVVSGEKKWTADTGRVMKGLAITDELVLTGSQKPKAVHAVSKANGEIRWECEVETPVYSSVSVSSQSFFVCTKTNITKGNLAGEIEWTIDRAGRRSNPSLTDKHVFTGTTEGMGAYDRDSSEEMWFYETDNAVDSPPTIVNETLIFGAKNGNVYALE, encoded by the coding sequence ATGGCAGGCGTCGACCTCGAGAATACGGGCTATCATCCAACCGCGACTGGTCCCACTGGTCCAGTGAGTGAGAAGTGGGTTTTTGAGACTGGCGATCGGGTAGTAGCCGGTGCAGCAGTTTCAGATGGTGTGGCGTATATTGGCTCTTTTGATGGCCATTTCTACGCGATAGATATAGAAACGGGTGAGGAAGTCTGGTCTACAGATTTGACGTATGGGTTCTTTGCAGGGACTGCAACAATTGTTGATGATCTCGTTGTTGTAAATGATGGAGCCAGTTCCCTGTATGCATTAAATCGCCATACCGGTGAAAAGGTCTGGGATACCAAGAGAATCGCGTTCCATGCAGTCGGGAGTCCAACTATAATCGAAAATAAGATTTATACACATACTGAAGACGGCTACCTGACAACAATAACCTTAGATTCCGGAAAAGTTTCAAACGAAATATCTCTCGCCCCAACTGGTGCGGAAACAACCGCTTTTTCTGAAAAACTTCTTTACACCATCGGCAGACCATACACGATTACCGCTGTTGATGTGGTTTCTGGAGAGAAAAAGTGGACTGCAGACACTGGTCGAGTAATGAAGGGGTTGGCAATAACTGATGAATTGGTGCTTACGGGGAGTCAGAAACCGAAGGCAGTCCATGCCGTGAGTAAGGCGAACGGTGAGATACGCTGGGAATGTGAGGTCGAGACTCCTGTGTATTCATCGGTTTCCGTATCCAGCCAGTCGTTCTTTGTCTGTACAAAGACAAATATTACCAAGGGTAATTTAGCAGGTGAAATTGAGTGGACGATAGACAGAGCAGGGAGGCGAAGTAACCCTTCGCTGACAGACAAACATGTGTTCACAGGAACAACGGAAGGAATGGGGGCGTATGATCGAGATTCAAGTGAGGAGATGTGGTTTTATGAAACGGACAACGCTGTTGACTCACCACCCACAATTGTTAATGAGACACTCATATTTGGAGCCAAAAACGGGAATGTATATGCATTAGAGTGA